The proteins below are encoded in one region of Mesoplasma melaleucae:
- a CDS encoding NADP-dependent glyceraldehyde-3-phosphate dehydrogenase: MKKFKAIINNKEIETKTYLDIMDPATGEVYAQVSALVAEEIDEAFKAAKAAQKKWEALGVEKRIEFLIKWKELLLANEQDLATTMMHEIAKSYNDCLTEVRRTAEYIYLTISEYKDMDVLTYNKDSKGITEDIIAKYKRIAKGVGVAISPFNYPINLSVSKLAPGLLTGNTFVYKPATQGSVVGIKIIQLAVKAGIPAGVLNVVTGRGRDIGDVIVTNPLINFISFTGSVQVGKRLMQISSSKDLVLELGGKDAAILLDDHNLEHIAKDIVAGAYSYSGQRCTAIKRVITKNAIADKIVGLIKNEVIKLSVGLPIDNPVITPMIDIKSADFVMDLINDATSKGAKVLHGGTRKQNLLEPTLLDYVTVDMNVAWEEPFGPVLPIIRIEEIDEMIRVANKSNFGLQTSIYSKDVDLAYKIAEQLEVGTVNINRRTQRGPDVLPFLGVKDSGFGVQGIKETILSTTRYRGIIIKK; this comes from the coding sequence ATGAAAAAATTTAAAGCAATAATTAATAACAAAGAAATCGAAACAAAAACTTATTTAGACATTATGGATCCAGCAACTGGAGAAGTTTATGCTCAAGTAAGCGCTTTAGTAGCAGAAGAAATTGATGAGGCTTTCAAAGCAGCTAAAGCAGCTCAAAAAAAATGAGAAGCATTAGGTGTAGAAAAAAGAATTGAATTTTTAATAAAATGAAAAGAATTGTTATTAGCTAATGAACAAGATTTAGCTACAACAATGATGCATGAAATTGCAAAATCTTATAATGATTGTTTAACTGAAGTTCGCAGAACTGCTGAATACATTTATTTAACAATTTCAGAATACAAAGATATGGATGTTTTAACTTACAATAAAGATTCAAAAGGAATTACAGAAGATATTATTGCTAAATACAAACGTATTGCAAAAGGTGTTGGTGTCGCTATTTCACCATTTAACTACCCTATTAATTTAAGTGTTTCAAAATTAGCACCAGGATTATTAACTGGAAATACATTTGTTTATAAACCAGCTACTCAAGGTAGTGTTGTGGGAATAAAAATCATTCAATTAGCAGTTAAAGCAGGAATACCAGCTGGTGTTTTAAACGTAGTAACTGGACGTGGAAGAGATATTGGAGATGTGATTGTGACTAACCCATTAATCAATTTCATTTCATTTACAGGAAGTGTGCAAGTTGGAAAAAGATTAATGCAAATTTCAAGTTCAAAAGATTTAGTATTAGAACTTGGTGGGAAAGATGCTGCTATCTTGTTAGATGATCATAACTTAGAGCATATTGCAAAAGATATTGTTGCTGGAGCTTATAGTTATTCTGGACAAAGATGTACTGCAATTAAAAGAGTTATTACAAAAAATGCAATCGCTGATAAAATTGTTGGATTAATTAAAAATGAAGTAATTAAATTATCTGTTGGTTTACCAATTGATAATCCAGTTATTACACCAATGATTGATATAAAAAGTGCTGATTTTGTAATGGATTTAATTAATGATGCAACAAGTAAAGGTGCTAAAGTGTTACATGGTGGTACAAGAAAACAAAACTTATTAGAACCAACTTTACTAGATTATGTAACAGTTGATATGAATGTAGCTTGAGAAGAACCATTTGGACCTGTTTTACCAATTATTAGAATTGAAGAAATCGATGAAATGATTAGAGTAGCAAACAAATCTAATTTTGGATTGCAAACATCAATTTATTCAAAAGATGTTGATTTAGCTTATAAAATTGCTGAACAACTTGAAGTAGGAACAGTTAATATTAACCGTCGTACTCAAAGAGGTCCTGATGTCTTACCATTTTTAGGAGTTAAGGATTCTGGATTTGGAGTTCAAGGAATTAAAGAAACTATTTTATCAACAACAAGATATCGTGGAATCATAATTAAAAAATAA
- a CDS encoding dUTP diphosphatase, with protein sequence MIKKATLKWLSEQQEFLDNKILEKHKLALDHDMFRKKIIAFWVELGEYANEEKSFKYWKQGAPGARNVQLEEYIDGLHFIISIGNQINFDFEQFDFNDLGYKNNIHCYFELIKDLTSLVNTPNNQTFANVFNAFLQIAKVQNYSEAELIETYKAKHEKNQQRQVDNY encoded by the coding sequence ATGATTAAAAAAGCAACACTTAAGTGATTAAGCGAGCAACAAGAGTTTTTAGATAATAAAATATTAGAAAAGCATAAGTTAGCATTAGACCATGATATGTTTAGAAAAAAGATAATTGCGTTCTGAGTTGAATTAGGTGAATATGCCAATGAAGAAAAAAGTTTTAAATATTGAAAACAAGGTGCGCCTGGTGCTCGCAATGTTCAATTAGAAGAATATATTGATGGGTTACATTTTATTATTAGTATTGGTAATCAAATTAACTTCGATTTTGAGCAATTTGATTTTAATGATTTAGGTTACAAAAATAATATTCATTGTTACTTTGAATTGATTAAAGATTTAACAAGTTTAGTTAATACACCAAATAATCAAACATTTGCAAATGTGTTCAATGCATTTTTACAAATTGCTAAAGTGCAAAATTACTCAGAAGCTGAGCTAATCGAAACATACAAAGCAAAGCATGAAAAGAATCAACAAAGACAAGTGGATAATTACTAA
- a CDS encoding MOLPALP family lipoprotein: MKKMLLSLTAVSMIASTTVTLGCTYTAKARSEFAKSIQKIINVANVSAEAQILTSSNKAEQDKIVVQDYKNNSRKINGVEYSSSNANVDYSYLINNFSGLKASAFLPKSDLVNSTVNEGIDDNVKMDRYLFKNYGKNWVNNITSSAIKNDEIYKGTKTGSSSITKTAGIASSLLGMVFGSDFSTAEAGFLNDNIATLLNQVPDATKESIATTIDGIADKIKTLPDLSRVLVNPLNAYVGSTRYEAFTKISDTFWKAILNKNGTETKADGEVGKTISTVGSALQYVFTLVWYVQEFADLTDKTITSEDLTDVLTEKVTTDDVKNYDQININKLFKVLNNFLDPGRDIQKAKNFVIILLGIPAERGDFKPKTNIIFDSLFNVLAGKETTGNTLSASSRSTNIFGLNIEQIIKFLMGLINSNNTLPKEVIKEIYRLIDVLKEILADEDKSIYTILKVLLNEVLFKPLTEDGKSILLIGDVLYFVADSINKKAGKVVIDAEPFKLIGSIASVPNPFGALNNGGLLKSIFQSVNYFTKKDIIGEAVIQNFKDLSSIFNTKMDIIFTQMLNVDYDNNLQFLYGLKDWTIASIFKAIGNQFNEAKYESNEYFFDLGAVRTILLSLLNKSFEQITIIDEENKEEVLEEPNNLFATLKVVAAAVRNKTVKFNDVEVKDSKSIVNVLGLDPKNSSKFIDGSIFDAIAQAYGHGVILKDAEKNETRVEMPEKGENTIRLISLLFKGILWMTNVSEKKYYDDQFGHFVDQNNWTSNILSYTNFDKIHEEANIKYNLIYQNKKYKIKEVYQVTLIREKTPENEWLGNKYFAVSSIIRK, encoded by the coding sequence ATGAAAAAAATGCTTTTAAGTCTTACTGCAGTTAGTATGATTGCTTCAACAACTGTAACACTAGGATGTACATATACTGCAAAAGCAAGAAGTGAATTTGCTAAAAGTATTCAAAAAATTATTAATGTTGCTAATGTTTCAGCAGAAGCTCAAATATTAACTTCTAGTAATAAAGCAGAACAAGATAAAATAGTTGTTCAAGACTACAAAAATAATAGTAGAAAAATTAATGGTGTTGAATATTCTTCATCAAATGCAAATGTAGATTATTCTTATTTAATCAATAATTTTAGTGGTTTAAAAGCTAGTGCATTTTTACCAAAAAGTGATTTAGTCAACTCAACAGTAAATGAAGGTATTGATGATAATGTTAAAATGGATCGTTACTTATTTAAAAATTATGGAAAAAATTGAGTTAACAACATAACTTCTTCAGCTATTAAAAATGATGAAATTTATAAAGGAACTAAAACAGGTTCAAGTAGTATAACTAAAACAGCTGGTATAGCTTCGTCATTATTAGGAATGGTTTTTGGTAGTGACTTTAGTACTGCTGAAGCTGGATTCTTAAATGATAATATTGCTACATTATTAAACCAAGTTCCAGATGCAACAAAAGAAAGTATTGCTACAACTATTGATGGTATTGCTGATAAAATTAAAACTTTACCTGATTTAAGTCGTGTTTTAGTTAATCCATTAAATGCATATGTTGGAAGCACACGTTATGAAGCATTTACTAAGATTAGTGATACATTCTGAAAAGCTATTTTAAACAAAAATGGAACTGAAACTAAAGCAGACGGTGAAGTAGGTAAAACTATTTCAACAGTAGGTTCTGCGCTTCAATATGTATTTACACTTGTGTGATATGTACAAGAATTTGCTGATTTAACTGATAAAACAATAACAAGTGAAGATTTAACAGATGTATTAACAGAAAAAGTAACAACAGATGATGTTAAAAATTATGATCAAATTAATATTAATAAGTTATTTAAAGTTTTAAACAACTTCTTAGATCCAGGAAGAGATATTCAAAAAGCTAAAAACTTTGTTATTATTCTTTTAGGAATTCCTGCTGAAAGAGGAGATTTTAAACCAAAAACTAACATTATTTTTGATTCATTATTTAATGTTTTAGCTGGCAAAGAAACTACAGGAAACACATTATCGGCAAGTTCAAGATCAACTAACATTTTTGGTCTTAATATTGAACAAATCATTAAATTCTTAATGGGCTTAATAAATTCAAATAACACATTACCAAAAGAAGTCATTAAAGAAATTTATAGATTAATTGATGTTTTAAAAGAAATACTAGCAGATGAAGATAAAAGTATTTATACAATACTTAAAGTATTATTAAATGAAGTATTGTTTAAACCATTAACAGAAGATGGCAAATCAATTTTATTAATTGGAGATGTTTTATATTTTGTAGCTGATTCAATCAATAAAAAAGCTGGGAAAGTAGTGATTGATGCTGAACCATTTAAATTAATTGGAAGTATAGCATCAGTTCCAAATCCTTTTGGGGCGTTAAATAATGGTGGATTATTAAAAAGTATATTCCAATCAGTTAATTACTTTACAAAAAAAGACATTATTGGAGAAGCTGTAATTCAAAACTTTAAAGATTTAAGCTCAATATTTAATACTAAAATGGATATTATATTTACACAAATGTTAAATGTTGATTATGATAATAACTTACAATTCTTATATGGATTAAAAGATTGAACAATTGCAAGTATTTTTAAAGCAATTGGAAATCAATTTAATGAAGCCAAATATGAAAGTAATGAATACTTCTTTGATTTAGGAGCAGTTAGAACAATTTTATTATCGCTATTAAATAAAAGTTTTGAACAAATAACTATTATTGATGAAGAAAATAAAGAAGAAGTTTTAGAAGAACCTAATAACTTATTTGCAACGTTAAAAGTTGTCGCTGCAGCAGTGCGTAATAAAACTGTTAAATTTAATGATGTTGAAGTTAAAGATTCAAAGTCAATAGTTAATGTTTTAGGACTAGATCCTAAAAACTCAAGTAAATTTATTGATGGAAGTATTTTTGATGCAATTGCACAGGCATATGGTCATGGTGTTATTCTTAAAGATGCTGAAAAAAATGAAACAAGAGTTGAAATGCCTGAAAAAGGTGAAAATACAATTAGATTAATATCATTGTTGTTTAAAGGAATTTTATGAATGACAAACGTATCAGAAAAAAAATATTATGACGATCAATTTGGGCATTTTGTGGATCAAAATAATTGAACATCAAATATTTTAAGTTATACCAATTTTGATAAAATTCATGAAGAAGCAAATATTAAATATAATTTAATTTATCAAAATAAAAAATACAAAATTAAAGAAGTATATCAAGTAACTTTAATTAGAGAAAAAACACCAGAAAACGAATGACTAGGAAACAAATATTTTGCTGTTTCAAGTATAATCAGAAAATAA
- a CDS encoding TrmH family RNA methyltransferase, whose protein sequence is MEKITSVTNNRIKDIVKLRDEKKFQIEEQAFFIEGLHMVDEAIKRNLVRSIFLEERMLDKIDASMNYECVLITDNVSNKIASTKTNQGIFAVCELATQKLNLDQNILLLDQIQDPGNMGTLIRSAASFNFQTVVASNHSVSFYNPKVLRSTQGNLFSVNLVNADLLTTINELKENDYIIIGTVLNTNCKSLSSITFDKKQKYALIIGNEANGISLELHDLIDINLNIEMNNDVKSLNAAIAGSIIMYNI, encoded by the coding sequence ATGGAAAAGATAACATCAGTAACAAATAATAGAATTAAAGATATTGTTAAGTTAAGAGATGAAAAGAAATTTCAAATTGAAGAACAAGCATTTTTTATTGAAGGACTTCATATGGTTGATGAAGCAATTAAAAGAAACCTTGTTAGAAGCATCTTTTTAGAAGAAAGAATGTTAGATAAGATTGATGCATCAATGAATTATGAATGCGTGTTAATCACAGATAATGTATCTAATAAAATTGCTTCAACAAAAACAAACCAAGGAATTTTTGCAGTTTGTGAATTAGCAACACAAAAGCTTAATTTAGATCAAAATATTTTATTACTTGATCAAATACAAGATCCTGGTAATATGGGAACATTAATTAGAAGTGCAGCTTCATTTAACTTTCAAACAGTGGTTGCATCTAACCATTCAGTAAGTTTTTATAATCCTAAAGTATTAAGATCAACACAAGGAAATTTATTTTCAGTTAACTTAGTCAATGCTGATTTATTAACAACAATTAATGAACTAAAAGAAAATGATTACATAATCATTGGGACTGTTTTAAACACAAATTGTAAATCATTAAGTAGCATAACTTTTGATAAAAAACAAAAATATGCATTAATAATAGGAAACGAAGCAAATGGAATTAGTCTTGAGTTACATGACCTAATTGATATTAATTTAAACATTGAAATGAATAATGATGTTAAATCATTAAACGCAGCAATTGCTGGTTCTATTATTATGTATAATATCTAA
- a CDS encoding ABC transporter permease, whose amino-acid sequence MKKPSNWLLFKQGLKGIFKFKIQFIIILILSFLSIFILTTSISLRDRLNNTYNQVVKNVDKFDYQYDDELFTNNPESNANKVSQNLMLMYTNDNSYSLINNKEQRFNLAFNKVYSGETFITKAFEDQRIKDLFKADSNVEPQSKEFTINVRNILMGHFYEALIKALKGEDTNSESIKNLLNTPIYAYAKTLNTEEIFKDNEYIQAESTTIDKGLDITKINSKNLFTFSYTAFTGVVAYIANVNILLNQAQNENSSITETAIKSAVTPELYEIITGNQQGHQSTNEGKYIVNEKNKYSLNVISNEPNNIIEIPSSDANSIIAAIKENGLKGISTPTFKIKDIDTLSNKMISISNFSLESNATNDDWSSRMTVFDNPSMPSWDFDNIYNNSSLNWILEGKNHSAYWDEYVRISQVLIFSYQMQLEIAASASNVKYELRKDLSVFDNVSQIEYKLVMLDDMKQSNLKILNPDKGGRLPLNKGEVLISEQFARARNIKLFSEIKIKSQNFIVTGYATDTFSYYPVVNDDLPVPQPKNSVIVYGSRDSLSVIKDNAPSGQAGSITKTFSRRFIWLNKDSNFDKFNILFTPSQKAKGFDESVYRYSWILQPQVVLVYSLFTIIVSMIIGIIALVGLIISLKKSIKANTKQIGILKALGVEPHNIALSYIAQSVIIAIFIIPLSWFIGLLVQSGFIHLFIPYFSIQLYQIQVSVLPLILGFVLFGVLSILISFFTAWRLTNKPVMEILWVEESRKKHSWLLNKLKNTVFNKSKFTLKFSITLASANRRNIYLMTVIIFITSFLVSIGFSIPAIVRTGGNAYYKNVDYSNSYNYLEPVSNSPLSKGAISYSKSPSEIDKDYVLHGNTLSYSNASNYFESTYDTSPISKYIYKGIRDDKPLYTNTFKYLVSDSANNKSSLGSEEGKTGLFQLIVEQFGNNFANGIGSQFSIGTIEQVLGLISNSLYDATSLDPLTGEMSKTYLTDAQSQQKYDVITKNLTQAIPLILSSILGSSGSSNGDWKAQILSVIVNSAPAFVQSYIQDPSRIQQYSFGFGVKKIFKDSETFATNIAVSNDKYKIKLTGLQQNQKAFNLEDKISDKLFVSSDLLEEINKVFNGQEIDHDIEYNDFKYYDKATNTLNVPILPNKQSLNTYKLSKEKTISDITTAQQQLLFEAKQKGQTSYDVLPKDAWVYNDNDFINSDYFANSWKDQQQKNQIKESRTGIYNTDSNYLNLYNLDNNKFTYKYLYNDDNSLVNDAYLFNDFAVKDNQGSSYIRPYYQYSNIELYLPKALLSQDQINGYDKWANYSKDNKNKNPDGYYNNNVSATDIPETAKKAWETMYGANVSESGYIRIKPYSYEYSITKEQAKNYGLGNIVDSSTGSWYLDSVRAGLLKQETTQVKYANRVLKINLEAVGNLDSYNGTTTLVDQGLANLIANYAVAKKYDVNYNFFEPEVEYKAGEKIKTPNGSIVSNYDKYLMHNDQNDLYVSDYTKMLNNGANSLNYTQMMWNNAKFSNISEPVDLTTGFLQTTYENNGLLLLAHEPIGNISFNEIVMGVANQKLLSIEKDLIAQISQLAISIAMLIIVSVIITSSLLIILIGDIYITHYQRFMILMKSFGYSNWKVQKYSFGTVTILSVLGWILATLLACGILGLIIVLLKFAGLAVPFIISWWPFVASLAVVAISYFGSLILISKKLRKGDPASLLMETNE is encoded by the coding sequence ATGAAAAAACCAAGCAATTGATTGCTTTTTAAACAAGGTTTAAAAGGTATCTTTAAATTTAAAATTCAGTTTATCATTATTTTAATACTTTCTTTTTTATCAATTTTTATTTTAACTACATCTATTTCTTTAAGAGACAGACTGAATAATACATATAATCAGGTTGTTAAAAATGTAGATAAATTTGATTATCAGTATGATGATGAACTTTTTACTAATAACCCAGAATCAAATGCTAATAAAGTATCACAAAATTTAATGTTGATGTATACAAATGATAATTCTTACTCATTGATTAACAATAAAGAACAAAGATTTAACTTAGCTTTTAATAAAGTTTATAGTGGAGAAACATTTATTACAAAAGCATTTGAAGATCAAAGAATCAAAGATTTATTTAAAGCTGATTCAAACGTTGAACCTCAATCTAAAGAATTCACAATCAATGTTAGAAACATATTGATGGGACACTTTTATGAAGCATTAATAAAAGCACTAAAAGGTGAAGATACTAATTCAGAATCAATTAAGAATTTATTAAATACTCCAATTTATGCATATGCTAAAACTTTAAATACTGAAGAAATATTTAAAGATAATGAGTATATTCAAGCTGAATCAACAACTATTGATAAAGGTCTGGATATCACAAAAATAAATAGTAAAAACTTATTTACTTTTAGTTATACAGCATTTACAGGGGTAGTAGCTTATATTGCTAATGTAAACATTCTACTTAACCAAGCACAAAATGAAAACTCATCTATTACTGAAACTGCTATTAAAAGTGCAGTTACCCCAGAGTTATATGAAATTATAACAGGAAACCAACAAGGCCACCAATCTACAAATGAAGGTAAATATATCGTTAATGAAAAAAATAAATACTCATTAAATGTTATTAGTAATGAACCAAACAATATTATTGAAATTCCTTCAAGTGATGCAAATAGTATTATTGCAGCAATTAAAGAAAATGGTCTAAAAGGGATTTCCACACCTACTTTTAAAATAAAAGATATAGATACTTTATCTAATAAAATGATTAGCATTTCAAATTTTAGTTTAGAATCAAATGCTACAAATGATGATTGATCTTCAAGAATGACAGTATTTGATAATCCAAGCATGCCTTCTTGAGATTTTGACAATATTTATAATAATTCTTCATTAAATTGAATTTTAGAAGGGAAAAATCATTCAGCTTATTGGGATGAATACGTCAGAATATCTCAAGTTTTAATATTTTCATATCAAATGCAATTAGAAATAGCTGCCAGTGCATCTAATGTTAAATATGAGTTAAGAAAAGATCTTTCAGTTTTTGATAATGTTTCACAAATTGAATATAAATTAGTAATGCTAGATGATATGAAACAATCTAATTTAAAAATTCTAAATCCTGATAAAGGAGGAAGATTACCTTTAAATAAAGGAGAAGTTTTAATTTCTGAACAATTTGCAAGAGCAAGAAACATTAAATTATTTTCTGAAATCAAGATTAAATCACAAAACTTTATTGTAACAGGTTATGCAACAGATACATTTTCATATTATCCAGTAGTTAATGATGATCTTCCTGTACCACAACCAAAAAACTCAGTGATTGTTTATGGTTCTAGAGATAGTTTAAGTGTTATAAAAGATAACGCACCATCTGGACAAGCTGGATCAATTACAAAAACTTTTTCAAGAAGATTCATTTGACTAAATAAAGATTCAAATTTTGATAAATTTAATATATTATTTACACCATCACAAAAAGCTAAAGGTTTTGATGAGTCAGTTTATAGATATTCATGAATCTTACAACCACAAGTTGTATTAGTTTATAGTTTATTTACTATTATTGTGTCAATGATCATAGGTATTATTGCACTGGTTGGATTAATTATTTCATTGAAAAAATCAATTAAAGCGAACACAAAACAAATTGGGATTTTAAAAGCATTAGGAGTAGAACCTCATAATATTGCTCTTTCATATATAGCACAATCAGTTATTATTGCTATATTTATTATTCCTTTAAGTTGATTTATTGGACTATTGGTTCAATCAGGATTTATTCACTTATTTATTCCTTATTTCAGTATTCAACTATATCAAATTCAAGTTTCTGTCTTACCATTAATTTTAGGATTTGTATTGTTTGGAGTTTTATCAATCTTAATTTCATTCTTTACAGCTTGAAGATTAACTAACAAACCTGTAATGGAAATTTTATGAGTTGAAGAATCAAGAAAAAAACATTCTTGATTATTAAATAAACTTAAAAACACAGTATTTAATAAATCTAAATTTACATTAAAATTCAGTATTACTTTAGCTTCTGCTAACAGAAGAAATATTTATTTAATGACTGTTATTATTTTCATAACTTCATTCTTAGTTTCAATTGGATTCTCAATTCCAGCAATTGTAAGAACAGGTGGAAATGCATATTATAAAAATGTCGATTATTCAAATAGTTATAATTATTTAGAACCTGTTTCAAACTCACCATTATCAAAAGGTGCAATTAGTTATTCAAAAAGCCCAAGTGAAATTGATAAAGATTATGTATTGCATGGTAATACACTTTCATATTCAAATGCTTCAAATTATTTTGAATCAACTTATGATACATCACCGATTTCAAAATACATTTATAAAGGTATTAGAGATGATAAACCACTTTACACAAACACATTTAAATATCTTGTATCAGATTCTGCTAACAATAAAAGTTCATTAGGAAGTGAAGAAGGCAAAACTGGACTATTCCAATTAATTGTAGAACAATTTGGTAATAACTTTGCTAACGGAATTGGATCTCAATTTTCAATTGGAACAATTGAACAAGTTCTTGGTTTAATCTCAAACTCTTTATATGATGCAACTAGTTTAGATCCTTTAACAGGAGAAATGTCTAAAACATATTTAACTGATGCACAATCACAACAAAAATATGATGTTATTACTAAAAACCTTACTCAAGCAATTCCATTAATTTTATCAAGTATTTTAGGTTCAAGCGGTTCAAGTAATGGAGATTGAAAAGCACAGATACTATCTGTTATTGTTAACTCAGCTCCTGCATTTGTTCAAAGTTATATTCAAGACCCTTCAAGAATTCAACAATATTCATTTGGATTTGGAGTTAAAAAAATCTTTAAAGACAGTGAAACTTTTGCAACTAATATCGCAGTTTCAAATGATAAATACAAAATTAAGTTAACTGGTTTACAACAAAATCAAAAAGCATTTAATCTAGAAGATAAAATATCTGATAAATTGTTTGTTTCAAGTGATTTATTAGAAGAAATAAACAAGGTATTTAATGGTCAAGAAATTGACCATGATATTGAATATAATGATTTTAAATATTATGATAAAGCAACAAATACTTTAAATGTGCCGATCTTACCTAATAAACAATCATTAAACACATATAAATTAAGTAAAGAAAAAACAATTTCAGATATAACAACAGCTCAACAACAACTATTGTTTGAGGCGAAACAAAAAGGCCAAACAAGTTATGATGTTTTACCAAAAGATGCTTGAGTTTATAATGATAATGATTTTATAAATTCTGATTACTTTGCTAATTCATGAAAAGATCAACAACAAAAAAATCAAATTAAAGAATCTCGAACAGGAATTTATAATACAGATTCAAATTATTTAAACTTATATAATTTAGACAATAACAAATTCACTTACAAATACCTTTACAATGATGACAATTCACTTGTTAATGATGCATATTTATTTAATGATTTTGCAGTAAAAGATAATCAGGGTTCTTCATATATTAGACCATACTATCAATACTCAAATATTGAATTATATTTACCAAAAGCTTTATTAAGTCAAGATCAAATTAATGGTTATGATAAATGAGCAAACTATAGTAAAGATAATAAAAATAAAAACCCTGATGGTTATTATAACAATAATGTTAGTGCTACAGATATTCCTGAAACAGCTAAAAAAGCATGAGAGACAATGTACGGTGCTAATGTTAGTGAAAGTGGATATATCAGAATAAAACCTTATTCATATGAGTACAGTATTACAAAAGAACAAGCAAAAAATTATGGATTAGGAAATATTGTTGATTCTTCAACAGGCTCATGATATTTAGACTCAGTTAGAGCTGGATTATTAAAACAAGAAACAACACAAGTTAAGTATGCAAACAGAGTTTTAAAAATTAATTTAGAAGCAGTTGGAAACTTAGATTCATACAATGGAACTACTACTCTTGTTGATCAAGGATTAGCAAACTTAATTGCTAATTATGCAGTGGCTAAAAAATATGATGTAAACTATAATTTCTTTGAACCAGAAGTTGAATATAAAGCTGGAGAAAAAATTAAAACTCCTAATGGTTCAATTGTCTCTAATTATGATAAATATCTAATGCATAATGATCAGAATGATTTATATGTCTCTGATTATACAAAAATGTTAAATAACGGAGCTAATTCATTGAATTACACACAAATGATGTGAAACAATGCGAAGTTCTCAAATATTAGTGAACCTGTTGATTTAACAACTGGATTCTTACAAACAACATATGAAAATAATGGATTATTACTTCTAGCACATGAACCAATTGGTAATATATCATTTAATGAAATAGTAATGGGAGTAGCTAATCAAAAATTATTAAGTATTGAAAAAGACTTAATTGCACAAATATCTCAATTAGCTATTTCAATTGCAATGTTAATTATTGTAAGTGTTATTATAACCTCATCATTATTGATTATTTTAATTGGTGATATTTATATAACCCATTATCAAAGATTTATGATTTTAATGAAATCATTTGGATACTCAAACTGAAAAGTTCAAAAATACTCATTTGGAACTGTAACAATATTATCAGTACTAGGATGAATATTAGCGACTCTACTAGCTTGTGGTATTCTTGGATTGATAATTGTATTACTAAAATTTGCAGGATTGGCTGTGCCATTTATAATTTCATGGTGACCGTTTGTAGCAAGTTTAGCAGTTGTAGCTATTTCTTATTTTGGAAGTTTAATCTTAATTTCTAAAAAATTAAGAAAAGGTGATCCAGCTAGTTTATTAATGGAAACAAACGAATAA